The genomic DNA AAAGCCGACGCTGATGGTCGGCTCTCTGGGGTGGTCTCCGGTCCGGTCGTCAGTCGGTGGCGAAGCCGAACTGGCGGCGCTGCTCGGCCCAGTCCTCGGGGAAGGTCTGGGTCAGCTTGGCCAGCGAGAGCCCGTTGGGTTCCTCGCCGTTGATCAGGGCTTCGACGATGTCGGGGGCCAGGGTCGTCAGCTTGAGGATGCGGGCCACATACGAGCCATCGACGTCGAGGGTACGGGCAAGCTCGCTGATGGACTTGATCTGGCCGGATTCGAGGATGTCGGCCCAGGAAAAGGCCCTTGCCAGAGCCTGGAGGACGGCGGACTGTACCGGCTCCTGCGCCCCGGGGATATCTCCATCCAGGGCCTGGGGCGCGATGACCGTCTTGCGGCCGCGCATGCGCCGGATCAGCATCGGGATGTGGATCTGCAGGTTGCCGTTGTCGGCAACGGTAATGGTCGGCTTCATTTTCATCGGCTTGGCCTCCGTTCGGTGACTTCGCATGCCAGACCGGCCAGCTCGGCGATGAGCGTTGTCAGCCCGTTGGTGCGCAGCTCCATGTCGATCCCGGTCTCGCGGATCTCGACCTTATCCACCAGGAGGCGGATGAGCCGGTTTCGCTCCACCGGGAAAAGGTCTTCCCAGAAGCCTTCGACATTCTGGAAGGCCTCCGAGACGTCCTGTTCCGTGATGCTGTTCCCCCGGTAGGCTCTGCATCGCTCGCTCACGTGCGTCAGTTGTTTCGAGAGCTCGACCGCCTGGCGGTTGACGGTCGTCAGCATCTCTGCCTTGCCCGGCTGATCGCTGCCGGGCTTCATCAGTTCGAGTGCCTGCTCCCGCGCCTGCGACAGCTCCATCTCGAGTTGGGCTTTCTGCTTGAACAGCCGCTCCCGCTCCACCTGCTCGATGTCCCGGGCCGCGAAGTAGGTTTTGGCCACCAGCGTCGGTGTGCGGAACACCGCGCTCAACTGCTCGACCACGGCCTGCTCGATGTCCCCGGCGGGAATCCGTTTGAGCGGACACCGGCTCACGGTCCGCTTGCTGTCCTTCTGGCAGATGTAATAGGTGTAGTGGCGGCCGTTCTTGCGGGCGTAGGTCGGTCCCATCGCGCATCCGCAGTGGCCGCAGCGGATGACGCCTTTCAGTGGGGCGACCATTTTGGTTCTGGCCATCGAAACCTTGACCGGTTTGTTGTCCTCCAGGATGGCCTGAACCTTGTCCCAGGTCGCCCGGTCGATGATCCCTTCGTGCTCGCCGGGGTAGCTGCGATCCTTGTGGGCGATCTCGCCGATATAGATCCGGTTGTTGAGCAGCCGGTAGATATGGGCGGTGTTCCATTCGGAGCCCTCGCGCACTTTGCCTTTCTTGGTGGTCCAGGCCTTGGTGCGGTACCCCTGTTCGTTCAATTCCTGGCCCAGCTTCTTGGCCGAGCCGATCTGGATGAATCGGCGGAAGATGTACTGCACCGTCCTGGCTTCATCGGGATTGACCAGCAGCTTCTTGTTCTCCCGGTCGACGTCGTATCCGAGGATGGGTACGCCGCCGCAGTATTTCCCCCGGCGCTTGGCTGCCGCCACCTTGTCCCGGATACGTTCGGCTATGACCTCCCGCTCGTACTGGGCGAAGGTGATCAGGATGCCGAGAAACATTCGGCCGGTAGGGTCGGTGGTGCTGAAGTGCTGGGTGACCGAGACGAAGCTGACGCCCTTCTCGTTGAAGAGGTCGATCATCTTCATGAAGTCCAGCAGCGAGCGGGACAGCCGGTCGACCTTGTAGACCACGATCACATCAATCTTCCCGGCGTCGATGTCCGCCAGCAGTCGGCGCAGCCCCGGGCGCTCCATGTTCCCACCCGAGAAACCGCCGTCATCGTAGCGATCCGGCAGAGCCGTCCAGCCACGCATCCTCTGGGCTTCGATATAGTGTTCCGCCGACTCCCGTTGCGCATCCAACGAGTTGAATTCCTGTTCGAGCCCTTCCTCGTGGCTCTTGCGGGTGTAGATGGCACAGCGCAGGGTCTTGTTCTTGCCCGGCGCGACATTGCTGTTATCAAGCATCCGAACCTCCCTCGGCTTTTCTGCCGTAAACCTTCTTCAGCCCGAAAAAGACTTTGCCGTTCCAGCGCGTCCCGGTGATCTCCCTGGCCACCGCGCTGAGCGACCGGAAGGTGCGACCTTCGAATTCGTAGCCATCGGCAAGGACGATCACCTCATAGCGACGGTCGTTCCAGACCCGCACCAGTCTGGTCCCGGGCAGGATCGCCTCGTTTGATTTCCGCTCTTCTGGGATGCGTCGATTGACAGTGGCGACCGGGTCCTCCTTGGCGGCCTGCTGGAGATGGACCTTGGCCTGCTCGGACAGCCCGCCGTAGAAAAGCTCCTGGATGCGATAGGCTAGCCGCTTGATGAGGAATTGCTTCTTGTACTGGGGCGGCTCTTCACCGTTGAGGTCGAGCCATTTTTCCCGGAGCTGCTCCAGGGACATGGATTGCAGCAGGGCCATCTGCCGAAGAACCGAGTTTCGGGTTCGGTCCTGGTTCTTGCCGCCGGTGGCGTCGTTCTGTAACTCATTCATTTTCAACTCCTTATTTTGGTTTCCGGACGAGTTGTCATGAATGAATGCTCTGTTCCGGCAATGAATCAAGTCCTTCTCCGAGCACAGGGGAAGAATCTTTGAAAACATCTAACTCATTGCCCACACATGCTTTTTTGGCCTTTCGGCGCAGGACCGCCGTGGCCAGAATCGAGGCGGCTGACTGGAGCCTCGCCTCACCCGACAGGCGGCCGGGTTTGCCGTTTTCGCCAAGGTCATCCGTCCCCGGCACATCATTCATTTCCTGTACATCCAACATCGAACACCTCCGGTGGGACCGGGGGGGCTGGATGGTGTGGATGCCAGAAAACGGTGGCGGTCGGGATGCGCGTTCGATGGCACCCACAACCGCCTCAGCTCCGCCTCTGGTCGGTTATCTGGTTTCTAACTGTTCGTCCGGTTTCAAACCGGCTTTCTTCAGGCATTACCTACCGAGGGGCTCATGGAAGTGTCGGAAATCAGGTGTGAGATTATTTCTTGACCTGATGTGCATCAGGTTTATATTATTAGGGTTTGTTGGCGCATTGCGCCTTTTTGTCTTTCAACAGAAATGGAGACTCCATGGGCAAAGCGAAAACGGATGAGATAACGCCGTTGCAGCGAAAAACGCTCGAAGAGATATGTCGTTTCGTCGATGCCAAGGGTTTTCCTCCAACGGTGAAAGAACTGAGTGAGATCTTTGAAATCAGCCCGGCCAGCGCCCACGACCGAATCAATCAACTGGTGCGCAAGGGATTCCTGAAGCGAGAGGACGGAAAGTCGCGAGGAATAGCTGTTGCCCGCCGCCCCAGTGAGATGGCTGCCTCTCTGGTTTCAGTCCCTGTTGTGGGTATGGTGGCCGCTGGTCACCCTATCTTGGCCGAAGAGAACATCACAGGCCAGGTGCTGGTCGAGTCGGACGTCGTTCGTTCCGGACAGCACTTCGCACTCCGTGCGGTGGGGGACAGCATGGTCGGTGCCGGTATCAACGATGGCGATTTGATCATTGTGCGGCAGCAGCCCATCGCCGAGGACGGTGACATCGTTGTGGCGCTGCTCAACGACGAAGCGACCGTTAAGCGGTTGAGAATCAAAGACGAGCTCATCGAATTGGTGCCCGAGAACCCGGAAGTACGGAAGATCCGAATCAGGCCGGAGGATGACCTTCGCGTGTTGGGCAAGGTCGTTGGGTGGAAACGGAATTGATCGAGACAGACATGGAAGAGTAACGACAAAACGACAGGAGTAATTGATGGCAACTTTTAACCTACGCCGCTTTTCGAAGCCGGAGATGCTCCGGCGAATCGACAGGAAGCATCTCATTGCCTTTCTGGAACCTCATGCCGCTTATTTTTCAGCTCGCGGCGTAGAGTTGCCACCAGTCCAGCAGGAAGATGGCCTGGACTACAACGCCCTCAGCCACCTTTTGCTGACGCCGGACAGTACGACCCCGGATGATCTGGCCGAGGCGCTGTTTTATGTGAATGAGGTTTCGACCCCCGAGGGTTTTGACTCCATTCAGGATGAGATCGCTGGAACGGACATCGACGTGGAAATCGGGGAGAACGCCGCCCCTGCAGACTTGGCGATCCAGGTTTGGATGGCTGACCGGGAAATCATCGAAAAGGTACACGCCGAGCAGTTCTTCATGAACGTCAGGTCCTTCGAGTATTTCAAGACCAAGAAAAACCCACTGCCGG from Alkalidesulfovibrio alkalitolerans DSM 16529 includes the following:
- a CDS encoding DUF2924 domain-containing protein, with protein sequence MNELQNDATGGKNQDRTRNSVLRQMALLQSMSLEQLREKWLDLNGEEPPQYKKQFLIKRLAYRIQELFYGGLSEQAKVHLQQAAKEDPVATVNRRIPEERKSNEAILPGTRLVRVWNDRRYEVIVLADGYEFEGRTFRSLSAVAREITGTRWNGKVFFGLKKVYGRKAEGGSDA
- the lexA gene encoding transcriptional repressor LexA; the encoded protein is MGKAKTDEITPLQRKTLEEICRFVDAKGFPPTVKELSEIFEISPASAHDRINQLVRKGFLKREDGKSRGIAVARRPSEMAASLVSVPVVGMVAAGHPILAEENITGQVLVESDVVRSGQHFALRAVGDSMVGAGINDGDLIIVRQQPIAEDGDIVVALLNDEATVKRLRIKDELIELVPENPEVRKIRIRPEDDLRVLGKVVGWKRN
- a CDS encoding recombinase family protein; protein product: MLDNSNVAPGKNKTLRCAIYTRKSHEEGLEQEFNSLDAQRESAEHYIEAQRMRGWTALPDRYDDGGFSGGNMERPGLRRLLADIDAGKIDVIVVYKVDRLSRSLLDFMKMIDLFNEKGVSFVSVTQHFSTTDPTGRMFLGILITFAQYEREVIAERIRDKVAAAKRRGKYCGGVPILGYDVDRENKKLLVNPDEARTVQYIFRRFIQIGSAKKLGQELNEQGYRTKAWTTKKGKVREGSEWNTAHIYRLLNNRIYIGEIAHKDRSYPGEHEGIIDRATWDKVQAILEDNKPVKVSMARTKMVAPLKGVIRCGHCGCAMGPTYARKNGRHYTYYICQKDSKRTVSRCPLKRIPAGDIEQAVVEQLSAVFRTPTLVAKTYFAARDIEQVERERLFKQKAQLEMELSQAREQALELMKPGSDQPGKAEMLTTVNRQAVELSKQLTHVSERCRAYRGNSITEQDVSEAFQNVEGFWEDLFPVERNRLIRLLVDKVEIRETGIDMELRTNGLTTLIAELAGLACEVTERRPSR